The following is a genomic window from Deltaproteobacteria bacterium.
TCCATCTTCCTGATCAAACCTTCTCCGTTCTGTCTGCTGGATGAAGTGGATGCTCCTCTGGATGATGCCAATATCACGCGCTTTAATGATATGGTCCGTGAAATGACCTCTCAATCCCAATTCATTGTCATCACCCACAATAAACGCACCATGGAAAAAGCCGATTGCCTCTATGGCATCACCATGGAAGAGGCGGGTGTTTCCAAGGTTGTTTCGGTTCGTCTCAATGAGGAGACCGCAAGCAAACAACCCGAAGCTCAGGTGGCTTAACAAAAACTCAATATGACTGAATTCAGTGGAATTCTATTTTTAGGGGGACTTTCGTTTTTCTTTTTTGGTCTCTCCAGCGCGCGCAATGCCTTGCAGTTGTTGGCAGGGGATCGCTTGCGCTCCTTCATTACCCGTTTAACCAATAACCGGATTGTGGCTGTGGGGCTTGGGACACTGATCACCGTGAGTTTGCAAAGTTCCACCGCCACCATTTTAATGCTGATTAGTTTGGCCGCAACCGGTTTGCTAACTTTGCCCCAAGCCTTTGGCGTTATTTTGGGAGCGGATATCGGGACCACCGTTGTTGTCATTTTATTATCAATCAAAGAAGTCGCCGATTATGCTTTGCTGTTGGTTGTGTTTGGTTTTGGATTGGAATCCATTGCGCGTGGTTCAAAACAGATGCGTTACACGGGGCGCATTTTGTTTAGTTTCGGAATGTTATTTTATGGAATGCATTTGATTACCCAAACGGCCAACCCTCTTGCTGTTGACCCAAATGCCCAATTTATTTTTACCTTGTTGAGTACGCATCCCATCGCGATGCTTATTTTGTCGATTCTTTTTACCGCTTTGGTCCAAACTTCTGCCGCAACCATTGGTATGGTCATTGCGTTGGCTCTTGCAGGGGCTGTCACGCTACCGTCCGCAATTCCCGTTGTACTGGGCGCCAATATCGGAACCTGCTGTAGTCCCATTTTGGCTTCACTGACCAGCAACACAAATGGACGAAGAGTCGCGATGGCCCATTTGTTTGTAAAAATTGTGGGAGTTGCTTTGGCGATGCCCTTCATTCCCCACATCGCGGTGTGGATCGAAAAAATTTCACTTTGGGTTACCCATTGGGTTCCTTTTATTCACCCGGATGTCGCCGGACAAATTGCGATTGTTCACCTGCTTTTTAATGTTGCACTCGCGTGTTTCTTTTTGCCTTTTGTTCCGTTTGGGGTTTGGGTTGTTTCAAGATTTTTGGTGGAGGGAAAAAGAGAAGAACAATTTGGGCCGAAATATCTGGAGGAAACCGCTTTGGAAACACCCCCACTTGCTTTTGCGCAGGCCAAACGAGAAATTTTGCGGATTGCGAACATGACCTACGATTTGTATCATGACTGCCTGAAAATGTTTGATGTGGGTTTTGATTCGGATCGTGTTTTGAGAGAAATTGAAGAGAGAGACGACAAAATTGATTTGCTGGATCGTGAGGTTCGATTCTATCTTGCCAAGATTGCCCGCGAAAGTTTGACCGATCTGCAAGCAACCCAGCAGATGAACCTGCTTTCCATTACGTCCGATTTGGAGGGTGTTGGAGATGTGATTTCAAAAGAACTGTCAAGATTGGCAGAAAAAAAACTGTCAACAAAACGCAGTTTTTCTCAGGAAGGTTGGATTGATATTCAAAAACTTCATCAAATGGGATTGGAAAATTTCAGTCTTGTGATTTCTGTTTTTGCCTCTCCCGATGAAGAACTACTTCGCAAAGTGGTCCGGCAGGGAGAACATTTCAACGCAATGGAACAGCAACTGCGCCAGGCGCATATTCAGCGCCTTCACGCGGGAAGCCCCGAAGCTTTCGAAACCAGCTCCATCCACCTCGATGTTTTGGGAAATCTAAGACGCATCAACGACCACTTAGTCCATTTAGCCCAACTAGCCCTAGTCACATAAAAAAGCAGTCAGCCATCAGCTATCAGCGATCAGCTTTCAATCATGAAACAGATAAGACATGCTCAAATAATGATGTCGTCGCGCATCGAGTGAGCAGAGCGAACGTGAGGGGGAGGCTCCAACGGCTTTGCCGTTGGAGGGGGCGACGCAAGCCCCTACAATAGAAATCAAAAGTTGGTTACTGATAGTCAACCGTTCTTTTTAAAGCGTGAATAATTTGGCGGGGAATTTTATTCCGGGTTTTATGTTGAAGAAACGGTATTGGGATGTGTTGCCTGAGTGACTGTGGATGGTGAGGTCGGTGAGGTAATTATTTTTTTCAAAGAGGCAATCGAGGGAACTGTAGGTTGATTTTTTTTTCGGTTTTAAAATCAATTTTTCTTTTTTCTCTGTGACATTAAAATAAGTGGTCAGGTTTCCCAACTCCGTCAAAAATTTGAGTGCTTCTTCGGGAAGTCCAGAATCTTTTAGAAGATAGCTTTGTTTTTCTTTGGATTGCGGATCGAACACCCACAATGTTTTCCCGTCGCTGATGTAATGAGTCATTCTATTGGTACTCCGCAAACTCTTCGAGTTTGCTTCGCGACCCGGCAAAGCCGGGTCTTGACCGCCGCCGGCATATTCAATGCGCAACTTCCCGCCTTTTTGATAAAAAAGACGGCCCGGTCTTGTGATTGTTTTTTCCAAAAGAGGGACATAAGTACTTTGTGTGAATTCCGCCTGAAGGGTGTTTGTGTTTTGATAGGTTTCTTCTATTTTAGGGGCAAGCAAAGCCCCCTCCACCGGCAAAGCCGGCGGAGCCTCCCCCTCTCGCTCGCTTTGCTCGCTTACTTTAGAAACTTGTGAGGCATCGGCCATGAGCGGGGAAATAAGCAGGACCATGGACCATAGACCATAGACTATGGACTTCATTATCTTCTCGTTTTTAGTCCATTGTCCGTGGTCCATGGTCCATAGTCCCTGTAGTAAAAACTTCACGCGGCTTGGCGCCGTCGGCGGGACCTA
Proteins encoded in this region:
- a CDS encoding Na/Pi cotransporter family protein, whose protein sequence is MTEFSGILFLGGLSFFFFGLSSARNALQLLAGDRLRSFITRLTNNRIVAVGLGTLITVSLQSSTATILMLISLAATGLLTLPQAFGVILGADIGTTVVVILLSIKEVADYALLLVVFGFGLESIARGSKQMRYTGRILFSFGMLFYGMHLITQTANPLAVDPNAQFIFTLLSTHPIAMLILSILFTALVQTSAATIGMVIALALAGAVTLPSAIPVVLGANIGTCCSPILASLTSNTNGRRVAMAHLFVKIVGVALAMPFIPHIAVWIEKISLWVTHWVPFIHPDVAGQIAIVHLLFNVALACFFLPFVPFGVWVVSRFLVEGKREEQFGPKYLEETALETPPLAFAQAKREILRIANMTYDLYHDCLKMFDVGFDSDRVLREIEERDDKIDLLDREVRFYLAKIARESLTDLQATQQMNLLSITSDLEGVGDVISKELSRLAEKKLSTKRSFSQEGWIDIQKLHQMGLENFSLVISVFASPDEELLRKVVRQGEHFNAMEQQLRQAHIQRLHAGSPEAFETSSIHLDVLGNLRRINDHLVHLAQLALVT
- a CDS encoding outer membrane lipoprotein carrier protein LolA; this translates as MKSIVYGLWSMVLLISPLMADASQVSKVSEQSEREGEAPPALPVEGALLAPKIEETYQNTNTLQAEFTQSTYVPLLEKTITRPGRLFYQKGGKLRIEYAGGGQDPALPGREANSKSLRSTNRMTHYISDGKTLWVFDPQSKEKQSYLLKDSGLPEEALKFLTELGNLTTYFNVTEKKEKLILKPKKKSTYSSLDCLFEKNNYLTDLTIHSHSGNTSQYRFFNIKPGIKFPAKLFTL